Part of the Desulfosalsimonas propionicica genome is shown below.
AAGGATCTCCATGCCCTGCCGGGTATTGGTGGTCACCAGTATTTGCGGCCGCAGCCCGGATGTCCGAAGTCCCTCGGCAATGGCGCAGGCCAGATAAGCCTCACCGGCAGAGGCGGCCTGGATCCACAGGTCGGCGGGGGGTAGAGGGGTTTTGAGCCGGCGCCGGGCATATCCGTCCCTGAGCCGGGCATTGAGACGCAGGGTTGGTATGGCCAGTTGCCAGACCCTATCATAGGCGGCAATGGCGATTTTCAGGCTTCGTGTGTTCACTTTTGATGTTAATCCGGTTCCGGTTACAGGTTTGACTTGTGTCTATAACACCTTTTGCCGGGTTTGATCAAAAAAAAAACCGCTCCGGTATCTGCCGGAGCGGTTTGCTGCAGGAGAAAAAAGAAGATCTGCAATCAGTCTGTTTCAGGGCGGGGCATCAATCCAGCGCGCTCAACAATTTCAGGGACTTTTTCCTCCCATTCAATGGCCATGATATGAAAGCCGCTCACGCCTTTGAGCTCTTTTAGCCGCTGAATGGTTTCCACGCAGATGTTGATGCCTTCTTCTGCCTGGCTGCCCTTGGGGGTATCGGCCATGCGCTTGACCACGTCATCGGGCACATCCATTCCCGGCACCCGGTTTTTCATGTACTTGGCCATACCCGCGGATTTAAAAGGGGTGACACCGGCCATGATATAGCATTTTTCCGTCAATCCCCGGTCTTCTGCCAGGCGGATCCATTCCTCGAACTTTTCCAGGTTGTAAATGCACTGGGTCTGGATAAACTCGGCACCGGCCTCGATTTTTTTGGCCAGCCGGGGAACCCGGATTTCAAATGGATCGGCAAAGGGGTTGGCCGCAGCGCCCACAAACATTTTCGGGGGCCGCTTGATCTCATCTCCGCCAAGGAAGGTGCCTTCATCGCGCATTTTCCGGACAGTCCACAGCAATTGCATGGAATCAAGATCATGGACGTTCTGTCCCTGGGGATTGTCGCCGAAACTCTGATGATCGCCGGACAAACACAGTACATTGGCGATGTCAAAAGAAGCCGCTCCCAGAATATCGCTTTGCAGGGCAATGCGGTTGCGGTCCCGGGTGACCATCTGCAAAATCGGCTCCAGGCCCATGAGCTTTAAATGAATGCAGGTGGCAAGGCTGCTTGTGCGCACAACAGAGGTCTGGTTGTCTGTTACGTTGATGGCGTCTACACAGTCCTTGAGCAGTTCGGCTTTGTGTTTGATGACCTCGGGGTCGCTGCCCCGGGGCGGACCGCACTCGGAGGTGACCCCCAAATGACCGGCAGCCATGACTTTTTCGAGTTTGCTCGGAGTCTTCGCGCTCATATTTGTACATCCTCCCTCTCCACTTTTCTGGGGCCGCCCGCCCGGTCAGTGGACCAGTCCTTAATATTGAAGAATTTTTCATAAAGATCCATGCGGTCGATGGCCTTGAGGCGATCGATGATCAGTTGCCAGGCACAGTCGAGTTCCTTGTTGATCTCGCATTTGCCTTGGGAAGATCCCCCGCACGGGCCGTTAAACAGGCGCTTGGCACATCGGGCCACCGGACAGATGCCGCCGGTATAAGCCAGGATGCACTGGCCGCAGGCCTGGCACCGCTCTGTCCACAATCCGCGCTGCTCGGTCACACCCAGAAAACAGGTGTTAACGCCCGGATACACGGGAATGGAGTGGTACTTTTCGGCAGTGAACTGGATGCCCACGCCGCAGGCAATGGACACAATGCCATCGTACTGATCCGCAATATCCCGGATTTCTTCCAGGTATTCGTGATCGCACTGGCGTTCCAGGGTGCGCTCGTCAACCTGCACATCTTCTGCTCCCTGGTTGGAAAAGTACATGCGCAGGGTGGCGGCCAGTACGCCCACTTCCTTTTTACCGCCTGCCTCGCAGACCGTGACGCATTCATTGCAGCCGAGAACCAGGATTTTTTTGCAATCCTTCACATATTCAATGATTTCCTCGACCGGCTTTTTATCTGCAACAATCATTTACAGACCTCTTTGGTAGAAGGTTTAAGTATTTAATATATCCTGATTATTGTCAGGCTGCTGTTTTTGTTTTTTTCTTCATTGGGCTGGGCCCTATCTTCCGGATTAGTTCATCCATTTCTGCGGCATACTTGGCAAACAAAGGGCCGTCGTTGGATGAGAGGTTATACATAAGAGCCCGCTGCGGATCAATGCCCACAGCTTTGAGGATTTGCTGTGCCTGCTCCACCCGTTTTCTGGCGCGCAGGTTGCCGGTTTTATAAAGGCATTCCCCCTCCATACATCCAATTATGCAAACACCGTCAGCGCCTTTTTCAAGCGCCCGGAGCAGGTGCTGTACATCCACCTTGCCGGCGCACGGCACCCGGATAATGCGGAAACTCGTTGGATACGTCAGTCGCATGGAACCTGCCAGGTCCGCTGCAGCGTATCCTCATGTGTTGCAGCAGAAAGCAACGATTCTGGGATTAAATTCCTGAGTCATGATTCTTCCCCTTCCAGTAAAGCGTCCACCTTACTTATGATAAGATCATCTTCATACCAGCGCAGTTCAATGGCCTTGGCCGGACATTCCGCGGCACAGGCGCCGCAGCCCTGACAAGTGGCATCATCAATTTCACTGACGCCTTCTTCATTTATATGAGGTACACCATAGGGGCAGGTGCGCACACAGATCAGACAGGATGCGCATTTTTCCGGATCCACCTGTGCAGTCACCGCAGACAGTGTCAGATACGGCTGGGTCAGCATGGTGGTGGCCCGCGATGCTGCGGCCATGGCCTGTGCGATGGATTCGGAAAGGAGCTGAGGACTGTGGGCTGTTCCGCACAGAAAAACGCCTGCTTTGTCCATTTCTACGGGCCGGAGTTTGACATGGGCCTCTGTGAAAAAATGTTCTGGAGTCCGGTTCAGCTTCATGATATTGGCGAGTTCATCTGTGTCGGCCGCCTCCATTCCCGCGCTGAGTACCAGCAGATCGGCATCCGCGCTGACCTTGCGGTTCAGGATATGGTCGTTGAAGACCACGTTGACCAGTTCTCCGGAAACGGAAACCTCCGGCGGATTTTCCGGATCAAACCGGAAAAATTTCACTCCCAGCCGCCGGGCTTCGGTGTAATAGTCCTCCAGCAGGCCGTATGTCCGGATGTCTCTGTAAAGGATATAGACTTGGGTTTCCGGGTTGAGCTTCTTTATGTGAATGGCGTTTTTAATGGCGCTCTGGCAGCAGATTCGCGAACAGTTGGGATTTTCCTCGTTTCTGGAGCCGATGCACTGGATCATCACCACCGTGTTGAGATTGTCTGCAGCGCCTTTTTCCTCCAGCCGGCTTCCGAGTTCGAGTTGGGTGACCACCCGGGGGTTTTCGCCGTAGAGGTATTCCGAGGGCTGATACTCGGTGGCGCCGGTGGCCATGATGGTCACGCCGTGTTCGATCTTGCGGCTGACCATGTCTTCGCCCACAAGCAG
Proteins encoded:
- a CDS encoding methylenetetrahydrofolate reductase, encoding MSAKTPSKLEKVMAAGHLGVTSECGPPRGSDPEVIKHKAELLKDCVDAINVTDNQTSVVRTSSLATCIHLKLMGLEPILQMVTRDRNRIALQSDILGAASFDIANVLCLSGDHQSFGDNPQGQNVHDLDSMQLLWTVRKMRDEGTFLGGDEIKRPPKMFVGAAANPFADPFEIRVPRLAKKIEAGAEFIQTQCIYNLEKFEEWIRLAEDRGLTEKCYIMAGVTPFKSAGMAKYMKNRVPGMDVPDDVVKRMADTPKGSQAEEGINICVETIQRLKELKGVSGFHIMAIEWEEKVPEIVERAGLMPRPETD
- a CDS encoding methylenetetrahydrofolate reductase C-terminal domain-containing protein, producing the protein MIVADKKPVEEIIEYVKDCKKILVLGCNECVTVCEAGGKKEVGVLAATLRMYFSNQGAEDVQVDERTLERQCDHEYLEEIRDIADQYDGIVSIACGVGIQFTAEKYHSIPVYPGVNTCFLGVTEQRGLWTERCQACGQCILAYTGGICPVARCAKRLFNGPCGGSSQGKCEINKELDCAWQLIIDRLKAIDRMDLYEKFFNIKDWSTDRAGGPRKVEREDVQI
- a CDS encoding hydrogenase iron-sulfur subunit is translated as MTQEFNPRIVAFCCNTUGYAAADLAGSMRLTYPTSFRIIRVPCAGKVDVQHLLRALEKGADGVCIIGCMEGECLYKTGNLRARKRVEQAQQILKAVGIDPQRALMYNLSSNDGPLFAKYAAEMDELIRKIGPSPMKKKTKTAA